A single region of the Pseudomonas mandelii genome encodes:
- a CDS encoding HDOD domain-containing protein, which produces MPAQPQIMVDLQMEQYMPDPDLEVIAKLISQDPGLSGALLKIVNSPYYGLSNKIASIQRAVNLLGSRSIINLINAQSIKGEMNDDTIVTLNRFWDTAQDVAMTCLTLAKRIGAQAGDEAYALGLFHDCGVPLMLQRFPNYMTVLEEAYANASAECRVVDTENRVFNTNHAVVGYYTAKSWRLPEHVTAAIANHHNALAIFSDESSRNAQLKNLLAILKMAEHICASYRVLGNQTEDHEWNSIGHLVLDYVGLSDYDFETLKQTIRDLGAHR; this is translated from the coding sequence GTGCCTGCCCAGCCGCAAATCATGGTGGATTTGCAGATGGAGCAGTACATGCCCGACCCGGACCTGGAAGTGATCGCGAAGCTGATCTCCCAGGACCCAGGGCTCTCTGGTGCCTTGCTGAAGATCGTCAACTCGCCGTATTACGGCTTGAGCAACAAGATCGCCTCGATCCAGCGTGCGGTGAACCTGCTGGGCAGCCGTTCGATCATCAACCTGATCAACGCGCAGTCGATCAAGGGCGAGATGAACGACGACACCATCGTCACCCTGAACCGGTTCTGGGATACGGCTCAGGACGTGGCGATGACCTGTCTGACGCTGGCCAAGCGCATCGGCGCCCAGGCCGGTGACGAAGCGTACGCGTTGGGTCTGTTCCACGACTGCGGCGTGCCGCTGATGCTGCAACGGTTCCCCAACTACATGACCGTTCTGGAAGAGGCCTACGCCAACGCCAGTGCCGAATGCCGGGTGGTCGACACCGAGAACCGGGTGTTCAACACCAACCACGCGGTGGTCGGTTATTACACGGCCAAGTCCTGGCGCCTGCCGGAGCATGTGACCGCCGCGATCGCCAATCACCACAACGCCTTGGCGATCTTCAGCGACGAATCTTCGCGCAACGCTCAGCTCAAGAACCTGCTGGCGATCCTGAAGATGGCCGAGCACATTTGTGCGTCCTACCGGGTGCTGGGTAATCAGACCGAAGACCACGAATGGAACAGCATCGGGCATCTGGTGCTCGATTATGTCGGCCTCTCGGACTACGACTTCGAGACCCTCAAGCAAACGATTCGTGACCTCGGCGCCCACCGCTGA
- the mutM gene encoding bifunctional DNA-formamidopyrimidine glycosylase/DNA-(apurinic or apyrimidinic site) lyase: MPELPEVETTRRGIAPHLEGQRVSRVIVRDRRLRWPIPEDLDVRLSGQRIVLVERRAKYLLINAEVGTLISHLGMSGNLRLVEVGMPAAKHEHVDIELESGLALRYTDPRRFGAMLWSLDPLNHELLIRLGPEPLTDLFDGDRLFQQSRGRSMAVKPFIMDNAVVVGVGNIYATEALFAAGIDPRREAKSISRARYLKLAIEIKRILAAAIERGGTTLRDFIGGDGQPGYFQQELFVYGRGSEPCKVCGTELREVKLGQRASVFCPRCQS; encoded by the coding sequence ATGCCTGAACTGCCGGAAGTCGAAACCACCCGCCGCGGGATTGCGCCGCACCTGGAAGGCCAGCGCGTCAGCCGGGTGATCGTGCGTGACCGCCGATTGCGCTGGCCGATTCCTGAAGACCTCGATGTGCGCCTGTCCGGCCAGCGCATCGTGCTGGTGGAGCGCCGCGCCAAGTACCTGCTGATCAATGCTGAAGTGGGCACGCTGATCAGTCACTTGGGTATGTCGGGCAACCTGCGATTGGTTGAAGTCGGTATGCCGGCGGCGAAGCATGAGCATGTGGACATCGAACTCGAGTCCGGCCTGGCCCTGCGCTATACCGACCCACGCCGGTTTGGTGCGATGCTCTGGAGTCTCGATCCGCTCAACCACGAACTGTTGATTCGCCTGGGGCCGGAGCCGTTGACCGACCTGTTTGATGGCGATCGCTTGTTTCAGCAGTCCCGCGGACGATCCATGGCGGTCAAGCCGTTCATCATGGATAACGCGGTGGTGGTCGGCGTCGGCAACATCTACGCGACCGAAGCCCTGTTCGCCGCCGGCATCGACCCGCGTCGCGAGGCCAAGAGCATTTCCCGGGCGCGCTATTTGAAGCTGGCGATCGAGATCAAACGCATTCTGGCCGCGGCCATTGAGCGGGGCGGTACGACGCTGCGGGACTTTATCGGCGGCGACGGTCAGCCGGGGTATTTCCAGCAGGAATTGTTTGTCTACGGCCGGGGCAGTGAGCCCTGCAAAGTCTGTGGCACTGAACTGCGCGAAGTGAAACTGGGGCAGCGCGCCAGCGTCTTTTGCCCACGCTGCCAGAGCTGA
- a CDS encoding multidrug transporter — translation MNSFRTLVVALLLSVGAPALAASSGSGDPRYTIQNPPAYAMLGDLLIARPLLVVATVIGAGAFVVSLPFTALGGGIGDAGQALVVDPAKAAFVRCLGCIGEGFEQRE, via the coding sequence ATGAATTCGTTTCGAACCCTTGTTGTTGCGCTGCTGCTGAGCGTCGGTGCGCCCGCGCTGGCGGCTAGCAGCGGCAGCGGTGATCCGCGTTACACCATCCAGAATCCCCCGGCCTACGCCATGCTCGGTGACTTGCTGATCGCCAGACCGTTGCTGGTGGTGGCGACGGTGATCGGTGCCGGGGCGTTTGTGGTGTCGTTGCCGTTCACGGCCTTGGGCGGCGGCATCGGCGATGCGGGACAGGCGCTGGTGGTTGATCCGGCGAAAGCCGCATTTGTGCGGTGCCTGGGGTGTATCGGGGAGGGGTTTGAGCAGCGGGAGTGA
- a CDS encoding YfhL family 4Fe-4S dicluster ferredoxin, with the protein MSLIITDDCINCDVCEPECPNAAISQGEEIYVIDPNLCTQCVGHYDEPQCQQVCPVDCIPLDEAHPETEEQLMAKYRIITGKA; encoded by the coding sequence ATGTCCCTGATCATCACCGACGATTGCATCAACTGCGACGTCTGCGAACCCGAGTGCCCGAACGCCGCTATTTCCCAAGGCGAAGAGATCTACGTGATCGACCCGAACCTGTGCACGCAGTGCGTCGGCCACTACGACGAACCTCAGTGCCAGCAAGTGTGCCCGGTGGATTGCATTCCGCTGGATGAAGCGCATCCGGAGACTGAAGAGCAGTTGATGGCGAAGTATCGGATTATTACCGGGAAGGCTTGA
- the coaD gene encoding pantetheine-phosphate adenylyltransferase, which yields MNRVLYPGTFDPITKGHGDLVERAARLFDHVIIAVAASPKKNPLFPLEQRVELAREVTKHLPNVEVVGFSTLLAHFAKEKNANVFLRGLRAVSDFEYEFQLANMNRQLAPDVESLFLTPSERYSFISSTLVREIAALGGDITKFVHPAVADALTERFKK from the coding sequence ATGAACCGAGTGTTGTACCCAGGTACCTTCGACCCTATTACCAAGGGCCATGGCGACTTGGTCGAACGCGCCGCGCGCCTGTTCGATCATGTGATCATCGCCGTCGCTGCCAGCCCGAAGAAAAACCCGTTGTTTCCCCTGGAACAACGTGTGGAGCTGGCCCGCGAGGTCACTAAACATCTGCCCAACGTTGAAGTCGTCGGCTTCTCGACGCTGTTGGCGCATTTCGCCAAAGAGAAGAACGCCAATGTGTTCCTGCGTGGTTTGCGCGCGGTGTCGGACTTCGAATACGAGTTCCAGCTGGCTAACATGAACCGCCAACTGGCGCCGGATGTGGAAAGTCTGTTTCTCACACCGTCCGAGCGTTATTCGTTCATTTCCTCGACGCTGGTCCGTGAAATCGCAGCGTTGGGCGGCGATATCACCAAGTTCGTCCACCCTGCGGTGGCGGATGCCCTCACCGAACGCTTCAAGAAGTAA
- a CDS encoding GMC family oxidoreductase has protein sequence MPVPDPFREGMARGWKTYNGSQLTQDLTLDADVAIIGSGAGGGTTAEILSAAGYKVLLIEEGPLKTSSDFKMLEDQAYTSLYQEGIGRMSKDGAITILQGRAVGGTTLINWTSSFRTPDPTLEHWAREHNVKGHSPAEMAPWFEKMEQRLGVAPWMVPPNANNDVIRKGCEQLGYTWHVIPRNVRGCWNLGYCGMGCPTNAKQSMMVTTIPATLEKGGELLYLARAETLSIKDGKVTGLQCVAMDDRCVAPTGRTITVKARHYVLAGGGINSPALLLRSEAPDPHQRLGKRTFLHLVNMSAGLFDEVINPFYGAPQSIYSDHFQWQDGTTGKMSYKLEVPPLHPALASTLLGGFGKENAGHMENLPHTHAMLALLRDGFHPDSPGGSVELRGDNTPVLDYQVSPYAWDGLRRAFHSMAEIQFAGGANAVMPMHADARYVKTLAEARTLIDGLSLELYRTRLGSAHVMGGCAMGEDPKNAVTDSLGRHHQISNLSIHDGSLFPTSIGANPQLSVYGLTAQLATSLAERLKNP, from the coding sequence ATGCCCGTACCCGACCCGTTCCGCGAAGGCATGGCCCGTGGCTGGAAAACCTACAACGGCTCGCAACTGACCCAGGACCTGACCCTGGACGCGGACGTGGCAATCATCGGCAGCGGCGCGGGCGGCGGGACCACCGCGGAAATTCTCAGCGCCGCCGGCTACAAGGTGTTGCTGATCGAAGAAGGCCCGCTCAAGACCAGCAGCGACTTCAAGATGCTCGAAGACCAGGCCTACACCAGCCTCTATCAGGAAGGCATCGGCCGCATGAGCAAGGACGGCGCGATCACCATCCTCCAGGGCCGCGCGGTGGGCGGCACCACGCTGATCAACTGGACATCGAGCTTTCGCACGCCCGACCCGACGCTTGAGCATTGGGCCAGGGAACACAACGTCAAAGGCCACAGCCCGGCCGAGATGGCGCCTTGGTTCGAGAAAATGGAACAGCGCCTGGGCGTTGCGCCCTGGATGGTGCCGCCCAACGCCAACAACGACGTGATCCGCAAAGGCTGTGAGCAGCTCGGCTACACCTGGCATGTGATCCCGCGCAACGTGCGCGGGTGCTGGAACCTTGGCTATTGCGGCATGGGCTGCCCGACCAACGCCAAGCAGTCGATGATGGTCACGACCATCCCCGCGACCCTGGAAAAAGGCGGCGAGCTGCTGTATCTGGCCCGCGCCGAAACGCTCTCGATCAAGGACGGCAAGGTCACGGGCCTGCAATGTGTGGCGATGGACGACCGTTGCGTCGCACCTACCGGACGTACGATCACGGTCAAGGCGCGGCATTACGTGCTGGCGGGCGGCGGGATCAACAGCCCGGCGCTGCTCCTGCGCTCGGAGGCGCCCGATCCGCACCAGCGGCTGGGCAAACGCACATTCCTGCACCTGGTGAACATGTCCGCCGGGCTGTTCGATGAGGTGATCAACCCGTTCTACGGTGCGCCGCAGTCGATCTATTCCGACCACTTCCAATGGCAGGACGGCACCACCGGCAAGATGTCCTACAAACTGGAGGTGCCGCCACTGCACCCGGCGCTGGCCTCCACCCTGCTCGGCGGTTTTGGCAAGGAAAACGCCGGGCACATGGAAAATCTGCCCCACACCCACGCGATGCTGGCGCTGTTGCGCGATGGTTTCCACCCGGACAGCCCCGGCGGCAGTGTCGAATTGCGCGGCGACAACACGCCGGTGCTCGACTATCAAGTTTCACCCTACGCCTGGGACGGCTTGCGCCGGGCCTTTCACAGCATGGCCGAGATCCAGTTCGCCGGCGGCGCCAACGCGGTCATGCCGATGCACGCCGACGCGCGCTACGTGAAAACCCTGGCCGAAGCGCGCACGTTGATCGACGGTTTGAGCCTTGAGTTGTATCGCACCCGCCTGGGCAGCGCTCATGTGATGGGCGGTTGTGCCATGGGTGAAGATCCGAAAAACGCCGTGACCGACAGCCTTGGCCGGCATCACCAGATCAGCAATCTGTCGATCCACGATGGTTCGCTGTTCCCCACCAGCATTGGCGCAAACCCGCAATTGTCGGTCTACGGATTGACGGCGCAACTGGCGACTTCTCTGGCCGAACGTTTGAAAAACCCATGA
- a CDS encoding twin-arginine translocation pathway signal protein, translating into MSPSLSDTPALSRRGLLKFSLGASAFLATAGLGASLSGCSSSIPANGFATLRSGDLLFLRALVPVMLEGAVAAEKMPAAVDGTLKTLDNGLNHLSPEMLKLTRQLFDVLGMAVTRGPLTGIWGSWENASADEIRHFLDRWENSSLNLLRMGHSSLLQLVMMAWYSRAESWVHCGYPGPPAV; encoded by the coding sequence ATGAGCCCAAGCCTGTCCGATACACCCGCGCTGTCGCGGCGCGGCCTGCTTAAATTCAGCCTCGGCGCGAGTGCTTTCCTGGCCACGGCCGGATTGGGCGCGAGCCTCAGCGGCTGCTCATCGAGCATCCCGGCTAACGGTTTCGCGACCCTGCGCAGCGGCGATCTGTTGTTTCTGCGGGCATTGGTCCCGGTAATGCTCGAAGGCGCCGTGGCCGCCGAAAAAATGCCGGCCGCCGTCGATGGCACCCTGAAAACCCTGGATAACGGCCTGAATCACCTGTCGCCGGAAATGCTCAAGCTCACTCGGCAATTGTTCGACGTGCTGGGGATGGCGGTGACCCGCGGGCCGCTGACCGGGATCTGGGGCAGCTGGGAAAACGCCAGTGCCGATGAGATCCGGCACTTTCTCGATCGCTGGGAAAACAGCTCGTTGAACCTGTTGCGCATGGGGCACAGCTCGTTGCTGCAACTGGTGATGATGGCGTGGTACAGCCGCGCGGAATCGTGGGTACATTGCGGGTATCCGGGGCCGCCTGCCGTTTAA
- a CDS encoding coniferyl aldehyde dehydrogenase, with protein sequence MTADIAYLQNLQQPLDELQALFDAQRAAYAANPMPPAAQRQQWLKALRDLLSNERQSLIDAISQDFSHRSADETLLAELMPSLHGIHYASQHLKGWMKASRRKVGIAFQPASAKVVYQPLGVVGVIVPWNYPLYLAIGPLVGALSAGNRVMLKLSESTPATGLLLKELLGRIFPQDLVCVVLGEADIGVAFSRLRFDHLLFTGATSIGKHVMRAAAENLTPVTLELGGKSPAIVSLDVPLKDAAERIAFGKTLNAGQTCVAPDYVLVPEDRIGAFVEAYRHAVRGFYPTLADNPDYTAIINDRQLARLNNYVSDATSKGALLIPLFDQGQGRRMGHSVLLNVSDDMTVMQDEIFGPLLPIVPYKTLDQAFAYINQRPRPLALYYFGYDKHEQNRVLHETHSGGVCLNDTLLHVAQDDMPFGGIGASGMGHYHGHEGFLTFSKAKGVLIKQRFNAAKLIYPPYGKSIQKLIQKLFIR encoded by the coding sequence ATGACCGCCGACATCGCTTATCTGCAGAACCTGCAACAGCCGCTGGACGAGCTTCAGGCCCTGTTCGATGCGCAGCGTGCGGCGTATGCGGCCAACCCGATGCCACCGGCCGCCCAGCGCCAGCAATGGCTCAAAGCCCTGCGTGATCTGCTGAGCAACGAACGCCAGTCCTTGATCGATGCGATCAGCCAGGATTTCAGCCACCGCAGCGCCGATGAAACCCTGCTCGCCGAACTGATGCCGAGCCTGCACGGCATTCACTACGCCAGTCAGCACCTCAAAGGCTGGATGAAGGCCTCGCGGCGCAAGGTCGGTATCGCGTTTCAGCCGGCTTCGGCGAAAGTGGTTTACCAGCCGCTGGGCGTGGTCGGCGTGATCGTGCCGTGGAACTACCCGCTTTATCTGGCTATCGGGCCGCTGGTGGGTGCGTTGTCGGCGGGCAATCGGGTGATGCTCAAACTCAGTGAGTCGACCCCCGCCACCGGCTTGCTGCTCAAGGAACTGCTGGGCCGGATCTTCCCGCAAGACCTGGTCTGCGTGGTGCTGGGCGAAGCCGATATCGGTGTCGCGTTCTCCCGACTGCGTTTCGATCACCTGCTGTTTACCGGCGCCACCAGCATCGGCAAGCACGTGATGCGCGCGGCAGCCGAGAACCTGACGCCGGTGACCCTTGAGCTGGGTGGCAAGTCCCCGGCCATTGTGTCCCTCGACGTGCCGCTCAAGGACGCCGCCGAACGCATCGCGTTCGGCAAGACGCTCAATGCCGGGCAAACCTGCGTGGCCCCGGACTACGTGCTGGTGCCGGAAGATCGTATCGGCGCTTTCGTCGAAGCCTATCGCCACGCGGTTCGCGGGTTTTATCCGACACTGGCCGACAACCCGGACTACACGGCAATCATCAATGACCGGCAACTGGCGCGACTCAATAACTACGTCAGCGACGCCACCAGCAAGGGCGCGCTGCTGATTCCGCTGTTTGATCAGGGCCAGGGCCGGCGCATGGGTCATAGCGTGCTGCTCAACGTCAGCGACGACATGACCGTGATGCAGGATGAAATCTTCGGCCCGCTGCTGCCGATCGTGCCGTACAAGACGCTTGATCAGGCGTTTGCCTACATCAATCAACGACCTCGTCCGCTGGCGCTGTATTACTTCGGCTACGACAAGCACGAACAAAATCGTGTACTCCACGAAACCCATTCCGGCGGTGTTTGCCTCAACGACACCTTGCTGCACGTGGCGCAGGACGATATGCCGTTCGGTGGTATCGGCGCCTCGGGCATGGGCCATTACCACGGCCACGAAGGTTTCCTGACCTTCAGCAAGGCCAAAGGCGTACTGATCAAGCAGCGCTTCAACGCGGCGAAGCTGATTTACCCGCCTTATGGAAAATCCATTCAGAAACTGATTCAGAAGCTGTTTATCCGCTAA
- a CDS encoding TetR/AcrR family transcriptional regulator, translating to MAPRIKTSERIVQNSLELFNQQGERSISTNHIAAHMEISPGNLYYHFPNKQAIIAVLFSEYESLVDSFLRPPQGRASTVEDKRFYLQELLAAMWRYRFLHRDLEHLLDSDPELAARYRRFSQRCLIHGTHIYAAFVDAGILKMDKVQIESLTLNAWIILTSWVRFLCTTRENSNHLSEQAIKRGVYQVLVLEAGFVTEQSRDAVNALYEEFYVPLAQALEEVQ from the coding sequence ATGGCCCCTCGGATCAAAACCAGCGAGCGCATCGTGCAGAACAGCCTGGAGCTGTTTAATCAACAGGGCGAGCGCAGCATCAGCACCAACCACATTGCTGCCCACATGGAGATTTCTCCGGGCAACCTGTACTACCACTTCCCCAACAAGCAGGCGATCATCGCCGTGCTGTTCAGTGAGTACGAAAGCCTGGTGGACAGCTTCCTGCGCCCGCCCCAGGGCCGAGCGTCCACGGTGGAAGACAAACGCTTCTACCTTCAGGAACTGCTGGCGGCGATGTGGCGCTATCGGTTTTTGCATCGCGATCTTGAGCATTTGCTAGACAGCGATCCCGAACTGGCTGCCCGTTATCGGCGTTTCTCCCAGCGCTGCCTGATCCATGGCACCCACATCTACGCCGCCTTCGTCGACGCCGGCATCCTCAAAATGGATAAAGTCCAGATCGAATCCCTGACGCTCAATGCCTGGATTATCCTGACGTCCTGGGTGCGTTTTCTGTGCACCACGCGGGAAAACTCCAATCACTTGAGTGAGCAGGCGATTAAACGTGGGGTGTATCAGGTGCTGGTGCTTGAGGCCGGTTTCGTCACGGAACAGTCTCGCGACGCGGTCAACGCGCTGTACGAAGAGTTTTACGTGCCACTGGCCCAGGCGCTGGAAGAAGTGCAGTAG
- a CDS encoding sulfurtransferase, giving the protein MPIAQLISPQALDLKKDAPGLVILDCRFALEDPDYGQRSYAEGHIAGSSFADLERDLSGTVVKGVTGRHPLPEPEELIERLQAWGINADSEVVLYDDGPGAYAARAWWLLVWLGKRDGVFILDGGLKAWHAAGLPLSLDACDTPRGTFTGTPDDALILSAEQLQKRLGQPALTLLDARALPRFKGEVEPIDPVAGHIPGAQCAAFTENLGSDGRFLPADQLKQRFAAKLGDRAPTDLVAYCGSGVTACHNLFALCLAGYPLGSLYAGSWSEWINDPAHGIAIGE; this is encoded by the coding sequence ATGCCCATTGCGCAACTGATCAGCCCGCAAGCGTTGGACCTGAAAAAGGATGCACCTGGGCTGGTGATTCTGGATTGTCGTTTTGCCCTCGAAGACCCGGATTACGGCCAGCGTAGTTATGCCGAAGGGCATATCGCCGGGTCGAGTTTTGCCGATCTTGAGCGTGATTTGAGCGGGACAGTGGTCAAGGGTGTGACCGGGCGCCATCCGTTGCCTGAACCTGAAGAGTTGATCGAGCGTCTGCAAGCCTGGGGCATCAACGCCGACAGCGAAGTGGTTTTGTACGATGACGGCCCCGGTGCCTACGCGGCGCGGGCCTGGTGGTTGCTGGTCTGGCTGGGCAAGCGTGACGGCGTGTTTATTCTCGATGGCGGGCTCAAGGCCTGGCACGCCGCCGGGTTGCCGCTGAGCCTGGATGCGTGCGACACCCCGCGCGGCACCTTTACCGGGACGCCGGACGACGCGCTGATCTTGAGCGCCGAACAGCTTCAAAAACGTCTCGGCCAACCCGCGCTGACCTTGCTTGATGCTCGCGCCTTGCCGCGTTTCAAGGGCGAAGTCGAACCGATCGACCCGGTTGCCGGGCACATCCCCGGTGCGCAATGCGCAGCCTTCACCGAGAACCTGGGCAGTGACGGACGTTTCCTGCCGGCCGATCAGCTCAAGCAGCGCTTTGCCGCGAAACTCGGCGATCGTGCGCCGACCGATCTGGTGGCGTATTGCGGATCCGGCGTGACGGCGTGCCATAACCTGTTCGCGCTGTGCCTGGCGGGTTATCCGTTGGGCTCGTTGTATGCCGGGTCGTGGAGCGAGTGGATCAACGATCCTGCGCACGGCATCGCCATCGGCGAATAA
- a CDS encoding AraC family transcriptional regulator, protein MDADQGESIRFWQTAPLAGVELLSARYIEHRFAPHVHDGYVIGMIMAGAQRYRYRGAEHLAGSGTLVLINPDELHTGHKGTEDGWLYRAFYPDSGQILSLLDELELPTNNLPGFGATLYRDPDLVKGFCQLHRLLESPSTALQQQMVWREMMLLLLQRHAAVPIAGKPGKEHRAVTLAKDVLHAQLAAPPSLEELAALVNLSPFHFARVFRRATGMPPHTWLMQQRIAQARALLQNGCLPLEVAMQLGFADQSHLSRQFKQVYGVGPGAYRSARQLSGS, encoded by the coding sequence ATGGATGCCGACCAAGGCGAGTCGATCCGATTCTGGCAAACGGCGCCATTGGCCGGCGTCGAGTTATTGTCCGCGCGCTACATCGAACATCGCTTCGCGCCCCACGTGCATGACGGTTATGTGATCGGCATGATCATGGCCGGCGCCCAGCGCTACCGCTATCGCGGCGCCGAACACCTGGCCGGCAGCGGCACGCTGGTGTTGATCAATCCTGATGAACTGCACACCGGCCACAAAGGGACGGAGGATGGCTGGTTGTACCGGGCGTTTTATCCAGACAGCGGGCAGATTCTCTCGCTGCTGGACGAACTGGAGCTGCCGACCAACAACCTGCCGGGGTTTGGCGCGACGTTGTATCGCGACCCGGATCTGGTGAAGGGGTTCTGCCAACTGCATCGCTTGCTGGAAAGTCCGTCCACCGCCTTGCAACAGCAAATGGTCTGGCGCGAGATGATGCTGTTGCTACTACAACGTCACGCCGCCGTGCCGATCGCCGGCAAACCCGGCAAGGAGCACCGGGCAGTCACGCTGGCCAAGGATGTGCTGCATGCACAATTGGCGGCGCCGCCTTCGCTGGAAGAACTGGCGGCACTGGTCAACCTTTCACCGTTCCACTTCGCCCGGGTCTTTCGCCGCGCCACGGGCATGCCGCCGCATACCTGGCTGATGCAGCAACGCATCGCGCAGGCAAGGGCGCTGTTACAGAACGGATGTTTGCCGCTGGAAGTCGCGATGCAATTGGGGTTTGCCGACCAGAGTCATCTGAGTCGGCAGTTCAAGCAGGTTTACGGGGTTGGGCCGGGGGCGTATCGCAGCGCCCGGCAATTATCAGGAAGTTGA
- a CDS encoding hydrolase, with protein sequence MSFPSERFTPAFGLGNPHLQTLWGPLWRKTTHIERERERLWLEDGDFLDMDWHGPHTADAPLVLVLHGLTGSSNSPYVAGVQKAFAAQGWASVALNWRGCSGEPNLLPRSYHSGASEDLAEAIRHLRAKRPLAPLYAVGYSLGGNVLLKHLGETGSDSGVSGAVAVSVPFRLDQCADRIGQGFSKVYQAHFMREMVAYIKNKQRQFQHDGREDGLAALAALGSLENMRTFWDFDGRVTAPLNGFVDAEDYYRRASSRYFLGEIRTPTLIIQAADDPFVFPHSLPQAMELSASTQFELQAKGGHVGFVDGSFRQPGYYLERRIPQWLSAVGRG encoded by the coding sequence GTGTCCTTTCCGTCAGAACGCTTCACCCCCGCCTTCGGCCTCGGCAACCCGCACCTGCAAACCTTGTGGGGACCGCTGTGGCGCAAAACCACGCACATCGAACGCGAGCGCGAACGCTTGTGGCTTGAGGATGGCGACTTTCTCGATATGGACTGGCACGGCCCGCACACTGCCGATGCGCCGCTGGTGCTGGTGCTGCACGGGCTGACCGGCTCTTCGAATTCGCCCTACGTGGCCGGTGTGCAAAAGGCGTTCGCTGCCCAGGGTTGGGCCAGCGTCGCGTTGAACTGGCGCGGATGCTCCGGCGAGCCGAATCTGTTGCCACGCAGCTACCATTCCGGCGCCAGTGAAGACCTGGCCGAAGCCATCAGGCACCTGCGGGCCAAGCGCCCTCTCGCACCGCTGTATGCGGTCGGCTATTCCCTGGGCGGCAATGTCTTGCTCAAGCATTTGGGCGAGACTGGCAGTGACAGCGGCGTGTCAGGCGCGGTGGCAGTGTCGGTACCGTTTCGTCTCGATCAATGCGCTGATCGCATCGGGCAAGGTTTCTCGAAGGTCTATCAGGCGCATTTCATGCGCGAGATGGTGGCCTACATCAAAAACAAGCAGCGCCAGTTTCAACATGACGGGCGCGAGGATGGACTGGCGGCGTTGGCGGCACTGGGCTCGCTGGAGAACATGCGCACCTTCTGGGATTTCGACGGCCGGGTCACGGCGCCGCTGAACGGTTTCGTCGATGCCGAGGATTACTATCGCCGCGCTTCGAGCCGGTATTTCCTTGGAGAAATTCGCACACCGACCCTGATCATTCAGGCGGCCGACGACCCCTTCGTGTTCCCCCATAGCCTGCCGCAGGCGATGGAGCTGTCCGCCTCCACTCAATTCGAGTTGCAAGCCAAGGGCGGGCATGTCGGTTTTGTCGATGGCTCGTTCCGCCAGCCAGGTTATTACCTGGAACGCCGCATTCCGCAGTGGCTGAGCGCCGTGGGTCGCGGGTAA
- the rsmD gene encoding 16S rRNA (guanine(966)-N(2))-methyltransferase RsmD — MATRPKKPVHNVHNGVNQLRIIGGEWGSRKLSFPDAPGLRPTPDRVRETLFNWLAPYIAGAKVLDPFAGSGALFLEALSRGAAMGQALDASNIAVSSIKEHLGTLRCTTGQIQTADALRYLETQTATAYDVVFLDPPFNQNLLPAVCTLLEERQWLADDAWVYTESETAPSTLGLPANWRLHREQKSGRVYYSLWQRSTEISS, encoded by the coding sequence ATGGCCACTCGTCCTAAGAAACCTGTTCACAACGTCCACAACGGCGTGAACCAATTGCGCATCATCGGCGGCGAATGGGGCAGCCGGAAGCTGAGCTTCCCCGACGCCCCGGGCCTGCGCCCAACCCCGGACCGGGTGCGTGAAACCCTGTTCAACTGGCTCGCGCCTTACATCGCGGGCGCCAAGGTGCTTGATCCATTCGCCGGCAGCGGCGCGTTGTTCCTTGAGGCGCTGTCCCGTGGCGCGGCGATGGGCCAGGCACTGGACGCCAGCAACATCGCGGTCTCAAGCATCAAGGAACATCTGGGCACCCTGCGCTGCACCACCGGCCAGATTCAGACGGCCGATGCCTTGCGCTATCTGGAGACCCAGACCGCGACCGCCTACGACGTGGTGTTCCTCGACCCACCGTTCAATCAGAACCTGTTGCCGGCCGTTTGCACGCTGCTGGAAGAGCGCCAATGGCTGGCGGACGATGCGTGGGTTTACACCGAAAGCGAAACAGCACCCTCGACGCTCGGCCTGCCGGCCAACTGGCGCCTGCACCGTGAGCAGAAATCCGGGCGCGTCTACTATTCGTTGTGGCAGCGAAGCACTGAAATATCTTCTTAA